From the Paenibacillus tianjinensis genome, the window TTGGCTTAAGACTTGATATACACGCTATCGTACAAGCGGGATCTAAAGTGCTGGCGATAGCCCTAATCCATATTGCCTTCACGCTGCTTGCTGTTTACGGGCTAAGCAGATGGATGAAAATTGACCGGAGAATGGGCATCCTGACCGCGTGCGGGACTGCAATCTGCGGAGCGGCTGCAGTGGCGGCGATCTCTCCGCAGATTAAGGCTAGTGATAATGAAACGGCAGTGAGCGCCGCGACAGTAGCGATTCTTGGTACGATTTTTACGCTAGTCTATGTTGCAGTGTATCCGCTGCTTGGACTCAGTGAAGCTGGATACGGCATATTTGCCGGAGCCACACTCCATGAAGTCGCCCATGTCATTGCTGCTTCCGCACCAGTCGGGCAGCAGGCGGCAGATCTGGCGGTCTTGGTTAAGCTGACCCGGGTAGCACTGCTTGCTCCGGTGGCTCTTGGGTTTGGGTTATGGGAGACCCGCAGAGAGCGCAAGCAAGCCGGTCAGCGTGGCGCAGGAACTGGATGCGTGGCAGGTGAGACAGGTGCACACGCGAAGCTGCCTGTACCTTGGTTTATCGGCGGTTTTCTGCTGATGAGCGGAGTGAATACCCTTGGCTGGATTCCCGAGCGGGTTACAGCAGATTTGCTCGTGCTAGCCTATCTGCTGCTGGCAATGGCGATGGCCGGACTCGGGCTCGGCATTGATCTCAAGACATTCACAAGGATGGGACGGAAGCCGTTTATCGCCGGTCTCGCCGGTTCGCTGCTGCTCTCCATGCTGGGGTTTCTGCTCATACATGTTATGGGGCTTGCCTGATGCTGACTGAAGTTATCTGGTACTGCTGCGGTAAGCGGAAGGAGAGACACCAGTGGTTTTCTTGAATACCTTGGAGAAGTGGGCCAATTCCATGCCTACCTGCTCCGCGATGCCGCCGATGCTGAACTTGGAGCCAGATAGCAGCCGTTTGGCCAGCTCTATCCGCTTGAGCTGCACATATTGCATCGGGGGCATTCCCATGAATTTCTTGAAATAAGGAATGAAATAATTCGGGTGAAGATGTACAAGCTCGGCCAATTCCTCTACCTCCAAAGGTACATTCAGGCGTTCATCAATATAACCCAGGACGCTTGAGAGTTTGCCCTGGTCACCTGTATGCGCCAGTTCATCGAGGAAATTGGCATACCCCCCGCCCTCCAGGCAGAGGGCAAGCAATTGGAGCAGACTCGCCTGTCTTCGTAAGGTGGATAGAAAGCTGTCATCCTCAAACAAATCGATCAGCTCCGTAAAAATACCCCGCACAGCATCCGGATCAGCAACTTCGCTGATATAAAGCTTGCCTGCACTATGAAACAAAGGCCATTCCCCGATCTGCGCATCGAAATGACAATAATAGCGGATATAAGGATTGTTAGGTTCAGTCATAGTCGTTTGGGTTGTCCCCGCCGGCATAATCATCAAATGTCCGGCGTGCGGATAATGAGTTTCTCCATTAATGATTACCTTGCCTTCTCCGCTGTCGATGAAATACAGCCGGTTGAAGGAGGGCGTCTCCTTGTTCCGGTCCCAGCCGGGATATTTGCTGCTCAGCTGGGCATGGGTAACTCTAACCGTCAGATTCTGAAGCAGCCGTCCGGTCAAATTACCGGGATGATTCATTTTCTGTTTCCTCCTCCTTAATGGTTAAATGATTTTGCTGAAAAAATTTTAATCTAAAGGCGGAAGCAGCGGAGGGGAAGTTTGGAACTGTAGGAGCGATAGCGTCCGCCTTTAGGTTTGGATTTCTACCGCGAGGAGCGGTTAAATTCAAGAAATCCAAACCTAACAGCGGCCGGAAGTCCAAACATTCCCCGCAGCTGCGTACTGCGCCAGTTAGTTTACCTTTTTGTAAGCTTGTATCATTTGACCATTATATCGCTTTCATTTGTTCATTACATCTTAATTATATACAAAAACACCTTAATTCCGCTCATGTTCATCATCCGGGATTAGGGTTATTCTCATTTCATAAACATGTACTGGAGTGATCCGAATAATGAAGAAGGTCCGTTTTGGAATTATCGGCGTTGGTAACATGGGCTGGGCCCATGCCCATAACCTGCTGAAAGAGGTGAAAGGAGCCGAATTAACAGCCGTCTGTGATATTAGCCCAGATCGTCTGGAGTGGGCGGCTGAGCATCTGCCTGAGCATGTTCGGCGGTTTAGCAGCAGTGAGGAGCTGTTCGAATCGGGATGTATCGATGCAGTCCTAATCTCTACACCGCATTATGATCATCCGCCGCTGGCAGTTCAGGCATTTAAGCACGGCTTACATGTGCTGATCGAAAAGCCGGCTGGCGTATACACGAAGGCCGTACAGGAAATGAACGATGCTGCCGCACAGAGTGACCGCACCTTCGGCATTATGTACAACCAGCGGACGAACCCGCTCTATCAAAAGCTGAGAGAGCTGATCGCTTCCGGTGAGCTTGGCGAGATCCGCCGTACGAACTGGATTATTACCAACTGGTACCGCTCGCAGAGCTATTACAACTCAGGCGGTTGGCGGGCAACCTGGGCCGGTGAAGGCGGCGGTGTACTGCTGAACCAGGACCCGCATCAGCTGGATCTCTGGCAGTGGACAACCGGGATGATGCCGAAGCGTGTACGGGCCTTTTGCCATTTCGGCAAATACCGCAACATTGAAGTGGAGGATGATGTAACCGCCTATGTCGAGTACGAGAATGGGGCAACCGGGCTGTTTATCACCACGACTGGGGAAGCACCGGGGACGAACCGTTTTGAGATTACCGGAGACAACGGAAAAATCGTCATTGAAGACGAAAAGCTGACCTTCTGGCGGCTGCGAACACCGGAGCCGGAGTTCAATGCTGCCTATACCGGAGGTTTCGGACAACCTGAATGCTGGAAATGTGAAATCCCGGTAGATGCAGGCAGCGGTGAGCAGCATGTTGGCATTTTACGAAACTTTACCAATGCGATTCTTACGGGTGAGTCACTTATAGCACCAGGGGAAGAAGGGATTCACGGTCTCACGCTCTCCAATGCCATGTATCTGTCGGCCTGGACGGACAACTGGGTGGATCTGCCGATCGATGCGGACTTGTTCTATGAGCAGCTAATAGAAAAGGTACAAAACTCCACCTTTCGCAAAGAATCTTCCGACTCCCGGACGCTGGATGTAAAAGGAACACATTAGCAGTATCGAGCTGATTATAAAAATCTATTAAGGAGTGACTCCGCTGCATGAAACAGACAACGATTGCCGCACAAATGTACACCCTGCGTGAATTTACCCAAACCCCGGAGGGTTTAAGGGATGCTTTTCAGAAACTGAAAGAGATCGGCTATCAAGCGGTACAGATCTCAGGCATTGGCAAGATTGATCCGCAGCTGGTCAAGCAGTATGCCGATGAGGCAGGGCTTGTGATTTGTGCGACCCATATATCATGGGACCGGCTGGTGAATGATCTGGACGCACTCGCTGCTGAACATAAGCTGTGGAATTGCAAATACATCGGCCTCGGCGCTATGCCGGTTGAATACCAGAACAGTCTGGAGGGCTACCGCACGTTTGCGCGGCTGGCTTCGGAAATCGCCCGTACCCTGCACAAAGAGCATGGCTTACAATTCATTTATCATAATCATGATTTTGAATTTGAACGTGTAGACGGAATTACAGGCATCGAGGTGCTGCTGGAGGAAAGTGACGTTAAGGCGCTCGGCTTTGAACTGGATTTATACTGGGTTCAGGCCGGCGGGGGAAGTCCGGTAGACTGGATCCATAAGGTACAGGGGAGGATGCAGGTGGTGCATCTGAAGGATATGGAGATTGTCGGCCGAAAACAGGTGTTTGCCGAGATAGGCGAAGGGAATATGAACTATAAAAACATTATTCAAGCCTGCCGTGAGACCGGTGTGGAGTGGTATGTCGTGGAACAGGATGTCTGCCGCCGTGATCCGTTTGAGAGCCTGGCCATCAGTCTGAACTATTTGCAGAAGCTCTTATAGTCTGAGGAGGATAAGCATGAACCGGAAAAATGGGATGATGTACGCACCTACATATGAAGCGCGTCCGGTGGTAGGGCCGGGAGAATTCACTTTTGCAGCGATTGCGCTGGATCACGGCCATATCTACGGGATGTGTAACGGGCTTGTGGAAGCCGGTGCAGTGCTGAAATGGGTCTACGATCCAGATGAAGCTAAGATCAAAGCCTTCACCGCCGTCTATCCGGGAGTCAGAGCCGCACGCAGTGCTGAAGAAATTCTTGAGGACCCTGAGGTCCTGCTGGTTGCAGCAGCGGCCATTCCCTCGGAACGGGCAGGTCTGGGACTTAGAGTCATGGCGCACGGGAAGGATTATTTTACGGACAAAACACCATTCACCTCACTTGCCCAGCTGGCAGATGTACGGATTCAGGCCGCAGAGACCAAGCGCAAATACATGACTTATTTCAGCGAACGGCTGCATGTAGAAAGCGCTGTTTACGCCGGACATATGGTGGAGCAGGGGGCGATCGGCCGTGTCATTCAAGTGATCGGCATGGGCCCGCACCGCCTGAATGCGGCAAGTCGGCCGGAGTGGTTCTTCAAGCGTGAGAACTACGGAGGTATTCTATGCGACATCGGCAGCCACCAGATCGAGCAGTTTCTCTTTTATGCGGGCTGCCGCGATGCTAAGGTGCTGCATAGTAAAGTTGCTAATTACAATAATGCTGCTTATCCTGAGCTTGAAGATTTCGGCGATGCTACACTTGTCGGGGACAATGGGGCTACGCAGTATTTTCGCGTGGACTGGTTTACGCCGAAGGGACTCGGAACATGGGGGGACGGCCGGACGATTATTATGGGGACCGAAGGGTACATCGAGCTGCGCAAATACAGTGATATTGCCCGTTCTGATGCCGGTGACAATGTCTACTGGGTCGACGGACAGGGCGAGCATTATGAGCATGTTGCAGGCAAAGTGGGCTATCCTTTCTTCGGAGAATTGATCTTGGATTGTCTACAGCGCAGCGAGCTGGCAATGACCCAGGAGCATGTCTTCAAAGCAGCAGAGCTGTGTCTGATAGCCCAAGCTCAAGCCATTAATCTTACACCGGGTACACTTAAATAGCATTGCGGAAGCGCATTAAGAACGGATGGTGCTAACATTGACTACACTTGGAGCAGCTATTATCGGCTGCGGAGCCATTGCTCCGCTTCACGCTAAGGCGATAGCCTATATAGAAGGAACACAGCTGCTGGCCGCAGCGGATATCAATGCTGATCAGGCACAAGCCTTCGGAGAGCAGTACGGCTGCGGGGTTGCACAGGACTATCGTGAGCTTCTGGGGAGAACGGATATAGACGTTGTCCATTTGTGTACGCCTCATTACCTCCATGCACAGATGGCCATTGATTTTTTGAACGCCGGCAAACATGTCTTAACCGAAAAACCGCTGGCCATCGATGTACCTTCTGCACAGCGGATGCTGGAAACGGCTGATCATAGCAAAGGACAGCTTGGCGTCGTATATCAGAACCGTTATAATGAGCCTTCCATACGGATCAGGCAGATAATAGATCAAAGGACGCTTGGGCGACTGCTTTGTATGAAGGGCGTAGTTACTTGGAGCCGTAGTGAACAGTACTATACGGAGAGCGGCTGGAGGGGGAAATGGGCCACGGAAGGCGGCGGTGTACTGATTAATCAGACGATTCATACGCTGGATCTGCTGCAATGGTTCGGCGGTGAGATTTCCTCAGTCAGCGGAAGTGTGAGTACAGATGTGCTGGACGGAATTATCGAGGTGGAAGACAGCGCCCATGCCTGCATCACTTTTAGCAACCAGGTACGGGGGCTTTTCTACGGCACTAATGCCTATTCGGTCAATTCACCCGTAGAGCTGGAGCTGGTGTTTGAACATGGAACCCTGCTGCAGCGCCGGGACTGTCTTTATTTATGGAAAGACGGCCGTGAACAGCTATTATGTGAGCCTGGTACTGCAGCTGCCGGAGGCAAATCGTATTGGGGAACAGGACATCAGCGGTTAATCCATGATTACTATGACCATATCCGGGAGGGGAGGGAGTTCTGGCTGAACGGCCGGGAAGGGATCAAAGCACTTGAAATCATCGCAGGCATCTACAGTTCATCAGGAAACCAGAGGATTCCAGCATCCGCCAACGGACTTCGCTCAAATTGACTTTATAGACATTTAGCCTTATCTTCATATCATGCGCTTTAAATCAATATGATGATAGACAGAGAGAGGGAATTGAGTGATGGAACAGGCGATGTTTGCTGGAGGCTGCTTCTGGTGCATGGTCACTCCGTTTGAGGAGCTGCCGGGTATACACGGGATTGTGTCCGGCTATGCAGGAGGTACCGTTGAGAATCCGACCTATGAACAGGTCAAGACTGGGACAACCGGACACTACGAAGTGGTACAGATCACATTTGATCCGGAAGTATTTCCATATGAGAAGCTGCTGGAGCTGTTCTGGCCACAGATTGATCCGACGGATGACGGAGGACAATTTCAGGACCGGGGAAGCCAGTACCGCACAGCGGTGTTTTATTATAATGAAAATCAGCGTTTAGCGGCCTTAGCCTCCAAAGAGCAGGTAGCGTCCAGCGGCAGATTCGAAGGTCCGGTCGTGACAGAAATTCTGCCTGCGCCTGTCTTTTACCGGGCTGAAGAATATCATCAGGATTACCATAAAAAGAATCCGAAACATTACAAAGAGGACCGTGAACAGTCCGGCCGCGATACGTTTATTTCGAAGCACTGGTAAAATTAAAATAATCTTGAAAAGCCTTATCTCTCTTGACTTCTGGAGAAATAAGGCTTTTTGGTTTTTTTGCAGCAAAGGTAACTGGCAAGGGGATAATAAAAACGTTTCACCCCAAAAATGAGCACTAAAATCCGAAATTCTGCTCCTACTAAAAGGCCTGAAGGAAGACTATAATCATACCTGAAAACGCATACATTTCTGGTGCGGGATTGATTTAAATACATTTAATGGAGGAGTAATGTCATGAGAAAAAAATGGCTAATGCCCCTACTCGCGCTTTTGCTGCTGATCTCCTGCATCCTCCTGTCCGGTTCCAAAGCTGCAGCCGCTGACTTCACACAAGGCGTGAGTCTATCGGGTACCACAGCAACCCTCTGGTTCAAATCAACCGTCAGCACCACCTGGGTAGATGCGCATTACAAGATCAACAGCGGGACACAGCTGAATTACCGTATGACCTATAACAGCAGTACTGCCCGCTATGAGCAAGTGGTGACTGGTGTTGCCAGCGGTACATTGATCAGCTATTTTTATACCTATAACAACGGAAATCCTGCATATGATACAGGCTGGTATACTTACACTGCCAACGGCACTACACCTACAACACCGCCGGGCTCTAACGGTTCGATCTATTCGATTGCGGCATCCTCCATTCCGACTGCACCAAACGGTTCTTTGTCGCTTAAGGTGATGAACGGCACTGGTGGCGCTTATTCCGACAGCCAAGTCTACTGGGGCGTTCTCGGCATTAACCCGGCCAACGGCAAATGGAGTTATTTGGATCTGAACGGTAATCTCGTGCCGATCTCGAATGCACTCAATGACGCCTCCGGGCATTTAACCAAAAACGGTGTTAATTATGCTAATATTTATCACACTGTCAGTCAGGCTTCTTGGGTGAATATGCCTAAGATCACTTCCGGACGAATGTTCCTCAGTGTCGGCACGCCTTTGTACATCAAGACCTATGATATAGGCTTCGCCGGTCCGGATATTAACAATGCATCTGATCCGAACCGTAATATCTATTTTGATTTTGTGGAATTTACTGTAGATGCAACCGGCTACCATGGGAATACAACCCGTGTAGATGCTTTTGGCTTCCCGATCCAGCACCGTCTGGTAAGTCTATCCGGCTCCTATGATCAGACCGTGGGTGAACTCGAATCGGAGACCCGTGCGGGAATCTTCACGAAATATCAGAACGAAGTGCCGGCCGCTTTCAAATCACTGGCTACGGACCAAGCTCCGTACCGGATTATTGCACCGATCCACGGTTCCTTTGCAGCAGGTGGGGTCAATGCCAATTATTTTGCCGGATATTCCAGCTATAACACCCAGGACATACTGCGTTGTGACGGTGCGCTCACCGATGCTGCTACAGCTGCTGCGATCAACCGCCATGTCTACACCACCAACAACTGGAATAATGTAGCGTATTACTATAATGCAGCACCTGCCAACTACTATGCGAAATTCTGGCATGATCACAGTATCAGCGGCCTGGCTTACGGCTTCCCGTATGATGATGTCAATGGTCAGGCAGCTTATCTGGAAGTAGGCGACCCTAAGGGTCTGATCATCCGTGTTGCCTGGTAAGCCCATTCATGTTTTAGAATAGTAAACTTAACAGACCCGGAAGGCACATAGCCTAGAAGGGTCTGTTATGTGCAAGCGGATATAGAGCCGAAGGAGCTTTAGCTTGATTCGTTCTATCAAATTGCACTAAACTGAAGTTCATATCCCATTACAACTTTGAGGTGAATCCATGCGGTTTCATGAATTTCATAACGGACAAGTCTTTAGAACGAAGTCTTTATCCATAACGAAAGAGAATATCACGAGCTTCGCTGCCGAGTTTGACCCGCAGTATATGCATTTGGATGAAGAGAAAGCCAAGCAGGGCAGATTTAACGGCATCATCGCCTCCGGAATTCAGACACTTGCTGTTACTTTTAAGCTTTGGGTGGAAACGGGCAGCTATGGTAACGATGTTATTGCCGGAACTGCGATGAATAACATTAGATTTATTAAACCGGTGTTCCCTGGAGACGAATTACATACGATAGTAGAAGTCATAGATGTAATAGAGAAGAAGAATGAGAACGGGATCGTTACAGTGCGGCTCTCGACCTATAATCAATCCGATGAAAAGGTGTTTGAAGGTGAATTATCCGTACTGGTAAGAAAATAAAGTACTCTTTAAAGCTAAATCAAAAAGCGGCAGCGCAGGGCCTATTTACGGTCCGGGACTGCCGCTGATTCATTTAAGGGACTAACTTACTTCTGATGCAGCCGGTCTTCTGGTAATCTTATCTAATACTTCTACAGAACGTCCGTACTTGCACATGGCATCACAATCACAGCGCAAATCAGAGAATAGAACATAAGAAAGGTTGCGTATCTTGTCCTGCTGAAGAGAAGGGCGCAGCAGTTGAGCCTGGACTTCCCTTTCACGGGTATCAGGACTGATCAGAAAGAGATGGCATTCAGGATGATTTAACGACAAGGCTAGGTCATGCAGGCGGAGAATTCCTGAATAGATAGAGGTGCTTTTCTCGACTTCAAAGGCGGAAACGATGCCGTCCTCTGCATCCAGCCAGAGAACGTCTATGAATGAGATTGTTTCACTGGCAGCTTTAGGTACGTTCAGCGGCGGCAGCGCAGGGAGTGATAATTCCCCGAGCGCCTTGTTGTTCCATTGTCTTTTATGATCATTCTGCGCTATCCAGACTTTATATCCCAGCGAGCGGCCAAGTCTTGCAAGATGATATTGCATTTCGCTATGCTCTGTTTCCTCCCGGTAATCGCTCAGTACTTCTTGATGACGTTTAAGGCTGCTTTTTTCCCGTTTAGCGGTGTCGGCTTCAAGGACTCTATCGGCATTGCCGCTGACAATCAGACGGCCTGAACCTATTTCAAACATGAAACCGGCTACCGCTCCCAGGTCCTTCGACAACAGTAACCGCTGGGATTCGTTGATTTCTATTAATCCTGCACGCATATCAAGATAAGCGCTCCAAGAGCCGAGTTTGATCTTCTGGTCCAGCAGTTCATTATATCCCCGGACAATCGCAGTATTGAACGGGGGGAAGAGGGTAGGATGCAGGAAATACAGGATATTGGCAACGGCTGGTCCGAGTCCTTTGATTTGCAAGCTGTCCAGCCTGTGAATCTCCGCAAGCAGCTGTTTTTCCTGGCTGGTATGCAGTACAGCTTTTAGAAAACGCCCAAACGCAAGCTGATTCACCTCATTCTCATAAATATCCGGGATGCGGAGTTTAGGTTTCCAATAAAAGGCATGGGCGGCTCCGTCAAAGACCTGCTTTTGTTCACAGATCGCTGACATGATAAATTCCAGTGCGGAGCCTTTATAGTCATTGCCGAAGGTCCGCATCTCAATATGCCCGATTACATCTGTCAGTCCGTTCCTGATTGTGCGGAAAGCCTTCAAGCGATCATTATTATTGAGGAACCAGGTGTTGTACACCGATTCCGGATCTTCTTTAAATTCCTTGATACGCTCTGCAATATACAGCTCAATCATCTTGTTTGTCCTCCATATAACATTCTTAAACCAATTGTACCGGAGGGTTAATATAGCCGCAGTGCGTTTTGTTCCGCACCCTAATCGGATCAAAACTCGAGATGATTTTCCCGAAATCAATAAGAGCAGAACCTTCCGTTTACCGGGGGGCTCTGCTCTTTTGAAATAAGAATTTATAGAGTTGTTAGTGGTTCATGCCTGCCATTCCGTTAATGATTTCCGGGTTGACCATACCGAATATCATCGCAATATGTGCGACTACAAGGAAACCGCTGATCAACATAAAATGCAGCTTCAGCCTGCCCTCCTCAGAACGTTTACGGGCGATCAGGCCAAGGTCGAGCAGTGCGAGCGGCAGCAGAAAAAGCACTCCGCTTAAGTAAAAGCCCACCGCGACAACATCGACCCAGGTATGCCATTCACCGTTCACCGTGAGCGGTACAAATGCAGTCGGGAACAGGTAGAGAAACACTCCGGTAAAATAAAGACCGGCCAGGATACTGCATACCCGGTTGAATGCTCTCAGCGGTCCGTTTAGTTTCTTGGTGAACAAAATAATAAACTCGGTTACAGTTATCGTCTCTGCAAAAATAACGGGAATTGCCATAAATAAAATCAGATTCCACGGCTGGTTGTCAGCAAGCAGAGACATATAATGTGTCATGTTCATGTTACATCCTCCAATAGCAAATTAGCTTACTTCCTGATCTTAATGGATATGTATGTGGAAAGTATGTAGAAACGGGGGTATGATTGAACAAGCTGTGAAGTGAAGCAGGATGGTGTTGAAAGTTATGATTTTTGAGGGGAGCAGGACGAAATGAACGGAAGGCTGAAGAGTATTTTATTTGATTTGGACGGTACCTTAACCGACCCTAAAGAGGGAATTACCAGATGTGTCGAATATGCACTGAACAAGTTCGATATTACGGTGGATCATCTGGATCTGCTGCTCCCGTATATCGGGCCGCCGCTGTTTGATTCGTTTGTGCAAATTCAGGGATTGCCGGAGGAACAGGCCGCTCAGGCGGTTATTTATTACCGTGAACGCTATAGCACAATTGGGATGTTCGAAAACAGCGTCATTCCTGGAATTCCACAGCTGCTGGAAGCCCTGCAGGGAATGGGATACACGTTATACGTTGCAACTTCGAAACCAACTGTTTTCGCCGAAGAAATTCTCCGGCATTACGGGCTGGACGGATATTTTAAGCATGTCGCAGGCAGCAATCTCGATGGTACACGCTCCAAGAAGCGTGAGGTGATCCAGTTCGTGCTTGACCAGAATGCCATCCCTCCGGAAGAGGCTCTGATGATCGGGGACCGGGAGCATGATATTATCGGAGCAAAAAGCTGTGGTGTAGCCTCTGTTGGTGTGTTGTTCGGCTATGGTTCGGAGGAGGAATTGTCCAGTAGCGGAGCGGATTACATTGCTTCCACCGTAGAGGAGATTCAGGAGATTATTGCACGCATTCCATATAAAATATAAATTTTGCTCTAGGGAAAAAGTTGTGAATCTTAGGAGGCGCGAACATGAAGATGCTTAGAGTCTGTTTTTTAATGATGATGCTAACGCTTTTTGCTGCTGCCTGTTCTAAGTCTATGAGTTCTACTGAAGCTGTCAAAAAAGGTTATGTAGTCTATGGTCGAATGGATGTATTAAATTATGAATTATTCGAAGGATTTCTAGATAAAGTAAATAGTAAGGATAAGGCTGAAGTTAAATTTGCAATTTATACCGTAGAAGGCGACCCCATATTCCATTACCTTGAATATAGTAATAATAAAGATACTATTACGTATACCTACGACAGCAGACAAGACGAAAATGGCAAAGAGGAAAAGGTAAGCACTACTTGTAAAGCCATAAAAGAAGTTGACGGAGTTTACTCTTTATCAGATTGTGACGACGCTAAAATTGGCCAGCGGTTTTATGCAACCCAAAAAACGGAATGAAACCGATTTTTAGATTTGCTCTTGACTTTTTGGAGGACGGTTCAGTATTATGTAACCAGCAACACCA encodes:
- a CDS encoding YeiH family protein, whose translation is MQIQLFQQRNRLQQLNKLDRKFLGFRGFSEGLLLTLLLAFGAKYMAQLPFLSIMGQLVLAILLGIVFNAAVGTPKRITAGIQFSSKRLLRAGIILLGLRLDIHAIVQAGSKVLAIALIHIAFTLLAVYGLSRWMKIDRRMGILTACGTAICGAAAVAAISPQIKASDNETAVSAATVAILGTIFTLVYVAVYPLLGLSEAGYGIFAGATLHEVAHVIAASAPVGQQAADLAVLVKLTRVALLAPVALGFGLWETRRERKQAGQRGAGTGCVAGETGAHAKLPVPWFIGGFLLMSGVNTLGWIPERVTADLLVLAYLLLAMAMAGLGLGIDLKTFTRMGRKPFIAGLAGSLLLSMLGFLLIHVMGLA
- a CDS encoding helix-turn-helix domain-containing protein, whose amino-acid sequence is MNHPGNLTGRLLQNLTVRVTHAQLSSKYPGWDRNKETPSFNRLYFIDSGEGKVIINGETHYPHAGHLMIMPAGTTQTTMTEPNNPYIRYYCHFDAQIGEWPLFHSAGKLYISEVADPDAVRGIFTELIDLFEDDSFLSTLRRQASLLQLLALCLEGGGYANFLDELAHTGDQGKLSSVLGYIDERLNVPLEVEELAELVHLHPNYFIPYFKKFMGMPPMQYVQLKRIELAKRLLSGSKFSIGGIAEQVGMELAHFSKVFKKTTGVSPSAYRSSTR
- a CDS encoding Gfo/Idh/MocA family protein, translated to MKKVRFGIIGVGNMGWAHAHNLLKEVKGAELTAVCDISPDRLEWAAEHLPEHVRRFSSSEELFESGCIDAVLISTPHYDHPPLAVQAFKHGLHVLIEKPAGVYTKAVQEMNDAAAQSDRTFGIMYNQRTNPLYQKLRELIASGELGEIRRTNWIITNWYRSQSYYNSGGWRATWAGEGGGVLLNQDPHQLDLWQWTTGMMPKRVRAFCHFGKYRNIEVEDDVTAYVEYENGATGLFITTTGEAPGTNRFEITGDNGKIVIEDEKLTFWRLRTPEPEFNAAYTGGFGQPECWKCEIPVDAGSGEQHVGILRNFTNAILTGESLIAPGEEGIHGLTLSNAMYLSAWTDNWVDLPIDADLFYEQLIEKVQNSTFRKESSDSRTLDVKGTH
- a CDS encoding sugar phosphate isomerase/epimerase family protein is translated as MKQTTIAAQMYTLREFTQTPEGLRDAFQKLKEIGYQAVQISGIGKIDPQLVKQYADEAGLVICATHISWDRLVNDLDALAAEHKLWNCKYIGLGAMPVEYQNSLEGYRTFARLASEIARTLHKEHGLQFIYHNHDFEFERVDGITGIEVLLEESDVKALGFELDLYWVQAGGGSPVDWIHKVQGRMQVVHLKDMEIVGRKQVFAEIGEGNMNYKNIIQACRETGVEWYVVEQDVCRRDPFESLAISLNYLQKLL
- a CDS encoding Gfo/Idh/MocA family protein; protein product: MNRKNGMMYAPTYEARPVVGPGEFTFAAIALDHGHIYGMCNGLVEAGAVLKWVYDPDEAKIKAFTAVYPGVRAARSAEEILEDPEVLLVAAAAIPSERAGLGLRVMAHGKDYFTDKTPFTSLAQLADVRIQAAETKRKYMTYFSERLHVESAVYAGHMVEQGAIGRVIQVIGMGPHRLNAASRPEWFFKRENYGGILCDIGSHQIEQFLFYAGCRDAKVLHSKVANYNNAAYPELEDFGDATLVGDNGATQYFRVDWFTPKGLGTWGDGRTIIMGTEGYIELRKYSDIARSDAGDNVYWVDGQGEHYEHVAGKVGYPFFGELILDCLQRSELAMTQEHVFKAAELCLIAQAQAINLTPGTLK
- a CDS encoding Gfo/Idh/MocA family protein, giving the protein MTTLGAAIIGCGAIAPLHAKAIAYIEGTQLLAAADINADQAQAFGEQYGCGVAQDYRELLGRTDIDVVHLCTPHYLHAQMAIDFLNAGKHVLTEKPLAIDVPSAQRMLETADHSKGQLGVVYQNRYNEPSIRIRQIIDQRTLGRLLCMKGVVTWSRSEQYYTESGWRGKWATEGGGVLINQTIHTLDLLQWFGGEISSVSGSVSTDVLDGIIEVEDSAHACITFSNQVRGLFYGTNAYSVNSPVELELVFEHGTLLQRRDCLYLWKDGREQLLCEPGTAAAGGKSYWGTGHQRLIHDYYDHIREGREFWLNGREGIKALEIIAGIYSSSGNQRIPASANGLRSN
- the msrA gene encoding peptide-methionine (S)-S-oxide reductase MsrA, with amino-acid sequence MEQAMFAGGCFWCMVTPFEELPGIHGIVSGYAGGTVENPTYEQVKTGTTGHYEVVQITFDPEVFPYEKLLELFWPQIDPTDDGGQFQDRGSQYRTAVFYYNENQRLAALASKEQVASSGRFEGPVVTEILPAPVFYRAEEYHQDYHKKNPKHYKEDREQSGRDTFISKHW
- a CDS encoding glycoside hydrolase family 64 protein, whose translation is MRKKWLMPLLALLLLISCILLSGSKAAAADFTQGVSLSGTTATLWFKSTVSTTWVDAHYKINSGTQLNYRMTYNSSTARYEQVVTGVASGTLISYFYTYNNGNPAYDTGWYTYTANGTTPTTPPGSNGSIYSIAASSIPTAPNGSLSLKVMNGTGGAYSDSQVYWGVLGINPANGKWSYLDLNGNLVPISNALNDASGHLTKNGVNYANIYHTVSQASWVNMPKITSGRMFLSVGTPLYIKTYDIGFAGPDINNASDPNRNIYFDFVEFTVDATGYHGNTTRVDAFGFPIQHRLVSLSGSYDQTVGELESETRAGIFTKYQNEVPAAFKSLATDQAPYRIIAPIHGSFAAGGVNANYFAGYSSYNTQDILRCDGALTDAATAAAINRHVYTTNNWNNVAYYYNAAPANYYAKFWHDHSISGLAYGFPYDDVNGQAAYLEVGDPKGLIIRVAW
- a CDS encoding MaoC family dehydratase, translated to MRFHEFHNGQVFRTKSLSITKENITSFAAEFDPQYMHLDEEKAKQGRFNGIIASGIQTLAVTFKLWVETGSYGNDVIAGTAMNNIRFIKPVFPGDELHTIVEVIDVIEKKNENGIVTVRLSTYNQSDEKVFEGELSVLVRK
- a CDS encoding DUF6803 family protein, giving the protein MNMTHYMSLLADNQPWNLILFMAIPVIFAETITVTEFIILFTKKLNGPLRAFNRVCSILAGLYFTGVFLYLFPTAFVPLTVNGEWHTWVDVVAVGFYLSGVLFLLPLALLDLGLIARKRSEEGRLKLHFMLISGFLVVAHIAMIFGMVNPEIINGMAGMNH